DNA from Gemmatimonadaceae bacterium:
TGCCAAGTGCCTCAGTCCGATCTACCGCGCCGGCATCGATCCGAGCGAAATCGGCCGGCGGCTCGCTCGTTACTGCACACGGAAGAAGAGCTCGAATTACTGCAAGATCGAGGATTTCGCGCAACGGCACGGCGACTACGCCGTTCCGAGCGGCCCGCTTGTCGATGCTGACGGTGTGCTCACTGAGCTCGGCGATCGCGAGACGCGGCCGGCGAGGGTTCAGACATGACGGCAATCTGCGAACAGTGCCGCCTAACGCTGCACGAGTGCCAGTGGGGCGGGAACCATCCGCCAAGCGCAAGCGCGGTCACGTCGGACCAAATCGCGGACGCGCTCCTGTCGCTCGAGCTGCACGCCGACTGCTACGTGCGCTGGCCGTGGGCCGCGCTCGATGACCTGTACGGTGGCATGGCACCGGGGACAGTGCACTACGTTGTCGCGTTCTCCGGCATGGGGAAATCGACCTTCATCGGATCCGCGACCTTGCGTTGGGCGGCGGTCGGTACCCGCGTTGATGTGATGCCGCTCGAGGTTCGCGCCAACACGTTCCGCACCTATCTGGCCTGCCAGTCGTTGGGCATCGACCCCGGTCTCATGCTCTCGGGCGATTTCTGGCGCCGCAAAGATGCGATCGAACTGCGCGAACGCGTGAGCGATGCCGTTCGATCACAGATCAAAGAGCCGTTCTTTTCTCGCGTGCAAGTGCACGGCGCGGCGGACATCTCGGCGGCCGGGTTACGGCGCGCGGCGCAGATCGCGCGAGAGCGGGGCGCCGAAGTGCTGGTCGTCGACCACATCGACCACGTGGAAGGCGACGCCGATCGGTGGCAATCGCAGTACGGGGCTAGTGTCCAAGTGAATCGCGAGGCACTCCGAATCGCACAGGACACAGGCCTCGTGCTGATTTGCATGAGTCAA
Protein-coding regions in this window:
- a CDS encoding DnaB-like helicase C-terminal domain-containing protein, coding for MTAICEQCRLTLHECQWGGNHPPSASAVTSDQIADALLSLELHADCYVRWPWAALDDLYGGMAPGTVHYVVAFSGMGKSTFIGSATLRWAAVGTRVDVMPLEVRANTFRTYLACQSLGIDPGLMLSGDFWRRKDAIELRERVSDAVRSQIKEPFFSRVQVHGAADISAAGLRRAAQIARERGAEVLVVDHIDHVEGDADRWQSQYGASVQVNREALRIAQDTGLVLICMSQANQAALSGSHDHLAKYAPLRDNHVLNGGHKRQNATGMIGLYRPLIAEPDNGSQADVEAFRESIRLARAGAREPHTVLEPRTMGINIMKSRTHGEREGKRIALTWDNGRIVDRSTLPYSLRVVGGGERRHA